The proteins below come from a single Halothiobacillus neapolitanus c2 genomic window:
- a CDS encoding c-type cytochrome: MNYSLTGILGAALGLALLPQTAAAETANNLAQSPRSAMLAQTCAGCHGTQGYLQNNAFMPLAGMPPTQFVTAMKSFADGSRPSTVMGPLAQAFSAEEIQAMAAYFAQFPKDATEAK, encoded by the coding sequence ATGAACTACTCGCTTACAGGAATCCTGGGCGCCGCTCTCGGTCTTGCTCTTCTGCCCCAAACCGCTGCGGCAGAAACAGCAAATAACCTTGCTCAATCCCCCCGCAGCGCCATGCTCGCGCAAACCTGTGCCGGTTGTCATGGCACGCAAGGTTATCTGCAAAACAACGCATTCATGCCCTTGGCCGGCATGCCGCCGACCCAGTTTGTGACTGCAATGAAGTCGTTTGCCGATGGCTCTCGTCCATCAACGGTCATGGGACCGCTGGCACAAGCATTTTCGGCGGAGGAAATACAGGCCATGGCCGCGTATTTCGCCCAATTCCCTAAAGACGCAACTGAAGCGAAGTGA
- a CDS encoding PilT/PilU family type 4a pilus ATPase produces the protein MNESALDPFLKLLAEKEGSDLYFSTGALPAVKIQGELRFIGKERLKPGQVEGYAKSILSPEQTDAFYRDLELNLALSRPSLGRFRVNIFMQRGEWSMVIRFIKSEIPRIADLNLPQVIEKLVEERRGLILVVGATGSGKSTTLAAMIDYRAEARPGHILTIEDPMEYAFRHRNSVVNQREVGVDTHSYAAALKEALREAPDVIMIGEVRDKATMEHALAYADTGHLCVSTLHATNAHQALDRIIRFFPPESRDQLLMDLSLNLRAIISQRLVIGSQGMRVPAVEIMVNTPFIADLIKRGEIDEMKEAMEKNELEGSQTFDMSLHALWKAGNIEREEALKAADSRANLEWRMNFGAGKDELRASAAQASTKNTMKSSATHDGELPPLD, from the coding sequence ATGAACGAATCCGCTCTCGACCCCTTTCTGAAGCTGCTGGCTGAAAAGGAAGGCTCGGACTTGTATTTCAGTACCGGTGCGTTGCCTGCGGTCAAAATTCAGGGCGAATTGCGATTCATCGGCAAGGAACGGCTCAAGCCGGGCCAGGTCGAGGGTTATGCAAAATCCATCCTCAGCCCCGAACAAACTGATGCGTTCTATCGCGATCTGGAACTCAACCTGGCATTAAGCCGCCCGTCCCTTGGCCGATTCCGCGTCAACATTTTCATGCAGCGAGGCGAATGGTCCATGGTGATTCGCTTTATCAAGAGCGAAATCCCGCGTATTGCCGACCTCAATCTCCCGCAAGTCATCGAAAAACTGGTTGAAGAACGCCGCGGATTGATTTTGGTGGTGGGTGCCACCGGCTCAGGCAAATCAACCACGCTCGCCGCCATGATTGATTACCGGGCAGAAGCGCGGCCCGGACACATCCTGACCATTGAAGATCCGATGGAGTACGCCTTTAGGCACAGAAACTCCGTTGTCAACCAACGCGAAGTCGGTGTCGATACGCACAGCTACGCCGCCGCTCTGAAAGAAGCACTGCGCGAAGCGCCAGACGTCATCATGATCGGCGAGGTGCGTGACAAGGCCACCATGGAACATGCACTGGCCTACGCCGATACCGGTCATTTATGCGTATCGACGCTTCATGCGACCAATGCTCATCAGGCACTGGACCGAATCATTCGATTCTTCCCTCCGGAATCGAGAGATCAGTTATTGATGGATCTCTCCTTGAATCTGCGCGCAATCATCTCCCAGCGCCTTGTCATCGGCAGCCAGGGGATGCGTGTGCCGGCCGTTGAAATCATGGTCAATACACCGTTCATCGCCGATCTGATTAAACGAGGCGAGATTGACGAGATGAAAGAAGCCATGGAGAAAAACGAACTGGAAGGCTCGCAAACTTTCGACATGTCTCTGCACGCGCTATGGAAGGCCGGCAACATCGAACGCGAAGAAGCGTTAAAAGCAGCAGACAGCCGAGCCAACCTGGAATGGCGGATGAACTTTGGCGCGGGGAAAGATGAACTCCGAGCCTCTGCCGCGCAGGCATCCACAAAGAACACCATGAAATCCAGCGCCACGCATGACGGTGAGCTACCTCCGCTGGATTGA
- a CDS encoding type IV pilus twitching motility protein PilT has translation MAEQRGIDSLLTFSVKNGASDLHLSAGEQPRVRIDGDVRKVNVPVMEHKDVHAMVYDIMNDKQRKEYEDNLEVDFSFELPGVARFRVNAFNQNRGAAAVFRTIPSEILSLEQLATPSVFKDLCLFPRGIVLVTGPTGSGKSTTLAAMIDYINDNRNDHILTIEDPIEFVHNSKKCLINQREVHRDTHSFNAALRSALREDPDVILVGELRDLETIRLALTAAETGHLVFATLHTSSAAKTIDRVVDVFPAAEKDMVRSMLSESLRAVISQTLLKKIGGGRIAAHEIMLGSPAIRNLIRENKIAQMYSAIQTGQTQGMQTLDQNLQQLVKRGLVAKDEARARAQNKTDFM, from the coding sequence ATGGCAGAACAACGCGGTATTGATTCCCTTCTTACGTTTTCAGTAAAAAACGGCGCCTCAGATCTTCATCTGTCTGCCGGTGAGCAGCCTCGCGTGCGGATCGACGGCGATGTGCGCAAAGTCAACGTGCCCGTTATGGAGCACAAAGACGTGCACGCCATGGTGTACGACATCATGAACGACAAGCAACGCAAGGAATACGAAGATAATCTTGAGGTGGATTTTTCGTTCGAACTTCCCGGCGTGGCTCGCTTCCGGGTTAACGCATTCAACCAGAACCGCGGAGCGGCTGCGGTATTTCGAACCATTCCCAGTGAAATCCTATCTCTTGAACAATTGGCCACGCCAAGTGTGTTCAAGGATTTGTGCCTGTTTCCGCGCGGCATCGTGCTGGTCACCGGCCCGACGGGTTCCGGTAAATCAACGACTCTGGCCGCGATGATCGATTACATCAACGATAATCGTAACGACCACATTCTGACGATCGAAGACCCGATCGAATTCGTTCACAACAGTAAAAAGTGCCTGATCAACCAACGTGAAGTGCATCGCGATACCCACAGTTTCAATGCGGCACTTCGCTCGGCCTTACGCGAAGATCCCGATGTGATTCTGGTCGGCGAGTTGCGCGATCTGGAAACCATCCGTCTGGCGCTCACCGCAGCGGAAACCGGCCACCTGGTGTTTGCGACCTTGCACACAAGTTCTGCCGCCAAAACCATCGACCGCGTGGTGGATGTGTTCCCCGCTGCGGAGAAAGATATGGTTCGTTCGATGCTGTCAGAATCACTACGCGCTGTAATCTCCCAAACACTGCTCAAGAAAATCGGTGGTGGGCGGATTGCTGCGCACGAGATCATGCTGGGCAGCCCGGCGATTCGTAACCTGATCCGTGAAAACAAAATCGCCCAAATGTACTCGGCCATTCAAACCGGCCAAACACAGGGCATGCAGACACTCGATCAGAACTTGCAGCAGCTCGTCAAACGCGGGCTGGTCGCTAAAGACGAAGCCCGTGCCAGAGCACAAAACAAAACGGACTTCATGTAA
- a CDS encoding PilT/PilU family type 4a pilus ATPase produces MDRQQAANYVQGLLRKAVELDASDLFVTVGAPPSAKINGEITHLTETSLSTNHTQMLVRSIMTDKQIASFEETREANFAISLPGVARFRVNAFMQRGSVGMVLRMIRSDVPKFSELLLPEILETISMTKRGLVIFVGATSSGKSTSLAAMLDYRNENSAGHIVTIEDPIEYVHRHKGCLVTQREVGVDTDTFESALKNTLRQAPDVILIGEIRDRETMDHAIAFAETGHLCLATLHANNTNQALDRIINFFPEERRHQLLMDLSLNLKSVVSQRLLRKEDGNGRVPAVEVLINTPLIGDLIFKGDVHEIKEVMKRSREHGMQTFDQALLDLYDEGLVSFQEALRNADSQNDLRLNIKLHSRRGLPKDFEDGNDQLRVESDD; encoded by the coding sequence ATGGATCGCCAGCAAGCAGCTAACTACGTTCAGGGCTTATTACGCAAAGCAGTGGAGCTTGATGCCTCCGACCTATTCGTAACGGTAGGCGCCCCACCGAGTGCAAAAATCAACGGGGAAATCACCCACCTGACCGAAACAAGCTTGTCGACCAACCATACCCAAATGTTGGTTCGGTCGATCATGACCGACAAGCAGATCGCCTCGTTTGAAGAAACGCGCGAAGCGAATTTCGCGATTTCTCTGCCCGGTGTCGCCCGCTTCCGTGTCAATGCGTTCATGCAGCGCGGCAGTGTGGGGATGGTTCTGCGGATGATTCGATCCGACGTGCCCAAATTCTCCGAATTGTTATTACCAGAAATCCTCGAAACCATTTCCATGACCAAACGTGGCTTGGTGATTTTCGTTGGCGCGACCAGCTCGGGGAAGTCGACCTCGCTTGCTGCCATGCTCGATTACCGCAACGAAAACTCGGCAGGCCACATTGTTACCATCGAAGACCCGATTGAATACGTGCACCGACACAAAGGTTGCCTTGTGACCCAGCGTGAAGTGGGCGTGGACACCGATACGTTCGAATCGGCGTTGAAAAACACCCTTCGACAAGCGCCAGATGTCATCCTGATTGGCGAAATCAGGGATCGCGAAACGATGGATCATGCCATTGCCTTCGCCGAAACCGGGCATCTTTGCCTGGCTACGCTGCACGCCAACAACACCAATCAGGCACTGGACCGCATCATCAACTTCTTTCCGGAAGAACGTCGCCATCAACTGCTGATGGACCTTTCCCTGAACCTGAAATCGGTTGTTTCCCAACGGCTGCTGCGCAAGGAAGACGGTAACGGCCGCGTTCCAGCGGTCGAAGTGTTGATCAACACGCCATTGATCGGCGACCTGATCTTCAAGGGCGACGTGCACGAAATCAAGGAAGTGATGAAACGCTCCCGCGAACACGGCATGCAAACTTTCGACCAAGCGTTGCTGGATCTGTACGACGAAGGCCTGGTGTCCTTCCAGGAAGCCCTGCGCAATGCGGATTCACAAAACGACCTTCGCCTTAATATCAAACTGCACAGTCGTCGCGGCCTACCGAAGGACTTCGAGGATGGGAACGATCAATTGCGCGTTGAAAGTGATGATTGA